In the Bombus pyrosoma isolate SC7728 linkage group LG15, ASM1482585v1, whole genome shotgun sequence genome, one interval contains:
- the LOC122575559 gene encoding DNA mismatch repair protein Mlh1 isoform X1, producing MDGTGKIKRLDKIVVNRIAAGEVIQRPANALKELMENSLDAKATNIQIIAKEGGLKLLQIQDNGTGIRKEDMEIVCERFTTSKLQAFEDLQAISTFGFRGEALASISHISLLTITTKTADEKCAYKASYVDSKLKAPPKLCAGNQGTTILIENLFYNVATRRKAFSNPNEEFNKISDVVTKYAIHNPTVGFTLKKHGEVTPQIRTPHNSSKMNNIRILYGNPVFRELLEVELTDDIYRFKMHALVTNPNYTSKRMIFLLFINNRLVESSSIRKMLEEIYTFYIPKKTHPWCYISLEIDPQNVDVNVHPTKHEVKFLHENSIIERMKLALDEKLSGNSASKTFYVQARLPKTDITKEVLKEILPEYEKDKDDRTKKIRPQEMIRTDASDQKLDKFNFTIHTAMGYARNNDDIDLKESKVEDSNSNDEKDVNKIQHLISDVNDTKEKDISTHVIPKATEKSDTPWSNIIDDTSPLESDSAVFDESNLDLSTANINKEQYESNGAQDILEMTNEEIDQNITDNSMKEKCIDVIADKARKQVYKYFGNKSIKLEEQKTDKNSIDKEIRNDEPEKCNKPNETKIITEQILKETNDNKNGDRESSYEFKSYSINNFRREVKLTSVLKLRKEVEDACHDGLKHILSELTFVGCIDQSSALVQSGVNLYLCNTQKLAEELFYEIMLYDFANYGVIKFSEALPLYDIAMLGLETKEAGWTEEDGPKEELATSVKELLLEKADMLKEYYSIVIDKKGNLKSLPVLLEKYFPSVSGLPLYILRLATEVEWSSEQPCFQTICRETAKYYSQMSLVHDTHEWKYITEHVLYGAIKESFLPPKHFAHDSTILQIANLPDLYKVFERC from the exons ATGGATGGAACgggaaaaataaagagattaGACAAAATTGTAGTGAATAGAATCGCAGCTGGTGAAGTAATACAAAGACCAGCAAATgcattaaaagaattaatggAAAACAG TCTTGATGCAAAAGCAactaatatacaaattattgctAAAGAAGGcggattaaaattattacag ATTCAAGACAATGGAACAGGTATTAGAAAAGAAGACATGGAAATTGTTTGTGAAAGATTTACAACAAGTAAATTACAAGCATTTGAAGATCTTCAGGCAATATCGACTTTTGGATTTCGTGGTGAAGCTTTGGCGAGCATTAGTCATATATCACTTTTAACAATCACAACAAAAACTGCAGATGAGAAATGTGCTTATAa AGCATCATATGTTGATAGTAAGCTAAAAGCACCACCTAAATTATGCGCTGGAAATCAAGGTACCACAATATTAATTgagaatttgttttataatgttGCAACAAGAAGAAAGGCTTTTTCTAATCCAAACGAAgaattcaacaaaatttcagATGTAGTTACAAAATATGCAATACATAATCCTACTGTAGGGTTCACATTAAAGAAACATGGTGAAGTTACACCTCAG ATTCGAACACCACATAATTCAAGTAAGATGAACAACATAAGAATACTTTATGGCAATCCTGTTTTTCGTGAATTATTAGAAGTGGAACTTACAGAtgatatttatagatttaaaATGCATGCTTTGGTAACAAATCCAAATTACACAAGCAAAAGgatgatatttcttttattcattaataacaGATTAGTAGAATCATCCT CTATTCGAAAAATGCTAGAAGAAatctatacattttatattccaaAAAAGACCCACCCATGGTGTTATATATCTTTAGAAATTGATCCGCAAAATGTTGATGTTAATGTACATCCAACAAAACATGAAGTTAAATTTCTCcatgaaaattctattattgaAAGAATGAAGCTCGCTTTAGATGAGAAACTATCTGGGAATAGTGCTTCTAAAACATTTTATGTACAAGCACGGTTGCCAAAAACAGATATCACAAAAGAagttttgaaagaaattttgccAGAATATGAGAAAGATAAAGATGATAGAACGAAAAAAATTCGTCCTCAAGAAATGATCAGAACTGATGCATCTGATCaaaaattggacaaatttaattttaccatTCATACCGCAATGGGATATGCTAGAAACAATGATGATATTGATCTCAAAGAGAGTAAAGTTGAAGATTCTAATAGTAATGACGAGaaagatgtaaataaaatacagcacTTGATATCAGATGTAAATGATACTAAAGAAAAGGATATCTCCACGCATGTTATACCAAAAGCAACAGAAAAATCGGATACTCCGTGGAGTAATATCATAGATGATACAAGTCCACTTGAGTCAGATTCTGCGGTATTTGATGAATCTAATTTAGATTTATCTACCGCAAATATTAACAAAGAACAGTATGAATCAAATGGCGCGcaagatattttagaaatgacaaatgaagaaattgatcaaaatataacagataactctatgaaagaaaaatgtatcgacGTTATTGCAGATAAAGCACGTAAACAAGTGTATAAATACtttggaaataaaagtattaaattagaaGAACAAAAGACAGATAAAAATAGtatagataaagaaataagaaacgacGAACCTGAAAAGTGCAATAAACCCAACGAGACGAAAATTATTACTGAACAAATACTAAAAGAAACCAATGACAATAAGAATGGTGACAGAGAAAGTTCATACGAATTTAAATCctattcaataaataattttagaagagAAGTAAAATTAACGAGTGTATTGAAATTACGTAAAGAAGTAGAAGACGCATGTCACGATGgtttgaaacatattttatcaGAATTAACTTTTGTTGGTTGTATCGATCAGTCTTCCGCTTTAGTTCAAAGTGGAGTCAATTTGTATCTTTGCAATACGCAAAAATTAGC GGAGGaactattttatgaaattatgcTCTATGATTTTGCAAATTACGGAGTCATCAAATTTTCG GAGGCACTTCCTTTATATGATATAGCTATGTTAGGATTAGAGACTAAAGAAGCTGGATGGACAGAGGAAGATGGGCCAAAAGAGGAATTAGCTACAAGTGTTAAAGAATTGTTATTGGAGAAAGCTGATATGTTAAAAGAGTATTATTCTATTGTTATAgataaaaagggaaatttaaaatctttaCCAGTATTATtag aaaaatattttccatctgTGAGTGGTCTTCCTCTCTATATATTACGTTTAGCTACTGAAGTAGAGTGGTCGTCGGAACAACCATGCTTTCAAACCATTTGTAGGGAAACAGCAAAATATTATAGTCAAATGAGTCTTGTACATGATACTCATGAATGGAAGTACATTACAGAACATGTTCTATATGGTGCAATTAAGGAGAGTTTTCTTCCTCCTAAACATTTTGCACATGATTCAACAATATTACAAATAGCCAATTTGCCTGACTTGTACAAAGTTTTTGAAAGATGTTAG
- the LOC122575559 gene encoding DNA mismatch repair protein Mlh1 isoform X2 gives MEIVCERFTTSKLQAFEDLQAISTFGFRGEALASISHISLLTITTKTADEKCAYKASYVDSKLKAPPKLCAGNQGTTILIENLFYNVATRRKAFSNPNEEFNKISDVVTKYAIHNPTVGFTLKKHGEVTPQIRTPHNSSKMNNIRILYGNPVFRELLEVELTDDIYRFKMHALVTNPNYTSKRMIFLLFINNRLVESSSIRKMLEEIYTFYIPKKTHPWCYISLEIDPQNVDVNVHPTKHEVKFLHENSIIERMKLALDEKLSGNSASKTFYVQARLPKTDITKEVLKEILPEYEKDKDDRTKKIRPQEMIRTDASDQKLDKFNFTIHTAMGYARNNDDIDLKESKVEDSNSNDEKDVNKIQHLISDVNDTKEKDISTHVIPKATEKSDTPWSNIIDDTSPLESDSAVFDESNLDLSTANINKEQYESNGAQDILEMTNEEIDQNITDNSMKEKCIDVIADKARKQVYKYFGNKSIKLEEQKTDKNSIDKEIRNDEPEKCNKPNETKIITEQILKETNDNKNGDRESSYEFKSYSINNFRREVKLTSVLKLRKEVEDACHDGLKHILSELTFVGCIDQSSALVQSGVNLYLCNTQKLAEELFYEIMLYDFANYGVIKFSEALPLYDIAMLGLETKEAGWTEEDGPKEELATSVKELLLEKADMLKEYYSIVIDKKGNLKSLPVLLEKYFPSVSGLPLYILRLATEVEWSSEQPCFQTICRETAKYYSQMSLVHDTHEWKYITEHVLYGAIKESFLPPKHFAHDSTILQIANLPDLYKVFERC, from the exons ATGGAAATTGTTTGTGAAAGATTTACAACAAGTAAATTACAAGCATTTGAAGATCTTCAGGCAATATCGACTTTTGGATTTCGTGGTGAAGCTTTGGCGAGCATTAGTCATATATCACTTTTAACAATCACAACAAAAACTGCAGATGAGAAATGTGCTTATAa AGCATCATATGTTGATAGTAAGCTAAAAGCACCACCTAAATTATGCGCTGGAAATCAAGGTACCACAATATTAATTgagaatttgttttataatgttGCAACAAGAAGAAAGGCTTTTTCTAATCCAAACGAAgaattcaacaaaatttcagATGTAGTTACAAAATATGCAATACATAATCCTACTGTAGGGTTCACATTAAAGAAACATGGTGAAGTTACACCTCAG ATTCGAACACCACATAATTCAAGTAAGATGAACAACATAAGAATACTTTATGGCAATCCTGTTTTTCGTGAATTATTAGAAGTGGAACTTACAGAtgatatttatagatttaaaATGCATGCTTTGGTAACAAATCCAAATTACACAAGCAAAAGgatgatatttcttttattcattaataacaGATTAGTAGAATCATCCT CTATTCGAAAAATGCTAGAAGAAatctatacattttatattccaaAAAAGACCCACCCATGGTGTTATATATCTTTAGAAATTGATCCGCAAAATGTTGATGTTAATGTACATCCAACAAAACATGAAGTTAAATTTCTCcatgaaaattctattattgaAAGAATGAAGCTCGCTTTAGATGAGAAACTATCTGGGAATAGTGCTTCTAAAACATTTTATGTACAAGCACGGTTGCCAAAAACAGATATCACAAAAGAagttttgaaagaaattttgccAGAATATGAGAAAGATAAAGATGATAGAACGAAAAAAATTCGTCCTCAAGAAATGATCAGAACTGATGCATCTGATCaaaaattggacaaatttaattttaccatTCATACCGCAATGGGATATGCTAGAAACAATGATGATATTGATCTCAAAGAGAGTAAAGTTGAAGATTCTAATAGTAATGACGAGaaagatgtaaataaaatacagcacTTGATATCAGATGTAAATGATACTAAAGAAAAGGATATCTCCACGCATGTTATACCAAAAGCAACAGAAAAATCGGATACTCCGTGGAGTAATATCATAGATGATACAAGTCCACTTGAGTCAGATTCTGCGGTATTTGATGAATCTAATTTAGATTTATCTACCGCAAATATTAACAAAGAACAGTATGAATCAAATGGCGCGcaagatattttagaaatgacaaatgaagaaattgatcaaaatataacagataactctatgaaagaaaaatgtatcgacGTTATTGCAGATAAAGCACGTAAACAAGTGTATAAATACtttggaaataaaagtattaaattagaaGAACAAAAGACAGATAAAAATAGtatagataaagaaataagaaacgacGAACCTGAAAAGTGCAATAAACCCAACGAGACGAAAATTATTACTGAACAAATACTAAAAGAAACCAATGACAATAAGAATGGTGACAGAGAAAGTTCATACGAATTTAAATCctattcaataaataattttagaagagAAGTAAAATTAACGAGTGTATTGAAATTACGTAAAGAAGTAGAAGACGCATGTCACGATGgtttgaaacatattttatcaGAATTAACTTTTGTTGGTTGTATCGATCAGTCTTCCGCTTTAGTTCAAAGTGGAGTCAATTTGTATCTTTGCAATACGCAAAAATTAGC GGAGGaactattttatgaaattatgcTCTATGATTTTGCAAATTACGGAGTCATCAAATTTTCG GAGGCACTTCCTTTATATGATATAGCTATGTTAGGATTAGAGACTAAAGAAGCTGGATGGACAGAGGAAGATGGGCCAAAAGAGGAATTAGCTACAAGTGTTAAAGAATTGTTATTGGAGAAAGCTGATATGTTAAAAGAGTATTATTCTATTGTTATAgataaaaagggaaatttaaaatctttaCCAGTATTATtag aaaaatattttccatctgTGAGTGGTCTTCCTCTCTATATATTACGTTTAGCTACTGAAGTAGAGTGGTCGTCGGAACAACCATGCTTTCAAACCATTTGTAGGGAAACAGCAAAATATTATAGTCAAATGAGTCTTGTACATGATACTCATGAATGGAAGTACATTACAGAACATGTTCTATATGGTGCAATTAAGGAGAGTTTTCTTCCTCCTAAACATTTTGCACATGATTCAACAATATTACAAATAGCCAATTTGCCTGACTTGTACAAAGTTTTTGAAAGATGTTAG
- the LOC122575559 gene encoding DNA mismatch repair protein Mlh1 isoform X3 yields the protein MDGTGKIKRLDKIVVNRIAAGEVIQRPANALKELMENSLDAKATNIQIIAKEGGLKLLQIQDNGTGIRKEDMEIVCERFTTSKLQAFEDLQAISTFGFRGEALASISHISLLTITTKTADEKCAYKASYVDSKLKAPPKLCAGNQGTTILIENLFYNVATRRKAFSNPNEEFNKISDVVTKYAIHNPTVGFTLKKHGEVTPQIRTPHNSSKMNNIRILYGNPVFRELLEVELTDDIYRFKMHALVTNPNYTSKRMIFLLFINNRLVESSSIRKMLEEIYTFYIPKKTHPWCYISLEIDPQNVDVNVHPTKHEVKFLHENSIIERMKLALDEKLSGNSASKTFYVQARLPKTDITKEVLKEILPEYEKDKDDRTKKIRPQEMIRTDASDQKLDKFNFTIHTAMGYARNNDDIDLKESKVEDSNSNDEKDVNKIQHLISDVNDTKEKDISTHVIPKATEKSDTPWSNIIDDTSPLESDSAVFDESNLDLSTANINKEQYESNGAQDILEMTNEEIDQNITDNSMKEKCIDVIADKARKQVYKYFGNKSIKLEEQKTDKNSIDKEIRNDEPEKCNKPNETKIITEQILKETNDNKNGDRESSYEFKSYSINNFRREVKLTSVLKLRKEVEDACHDGLKHILSELTFVGCIDQSSALVQSGVNLYLCNTQKLAEELFYEIMLYDFANYGVIKFSD from the exons ATGGATGGAACgggaaaaataaagagattaGACAAAATTGTAGTGAATAGAATCGCAGCTGGTGAAGTAATACAAAGACCAGCAAATgcattaaaagaattaatggAAAACAG TCTTGATGCAAAAGCAactaatatacaaattattgctAAAGAAGGcggattaaaattattacag ATTCAAGACAATGGAACAGGTATTAGAAAAGAAGACATGGAAATTGTTTGTGAAAGATTTACAACAAGTAAATTACAAGCATTTGAAGATCTTCAGGCAATATCGACTTTTGGATTTCGTGGTGAAGCTTTGGCGAGCATTAGTCATATATCACTTTTAACAATCACAACAAAAACTGCAGATGAGAAATGTGCTTATAa AGCATCATATGTTGATAGTAAGCTAAAAGCACCACCTAAATTATGCGCTGGAAATCAAGGTACCACAATATTAATTgagaatttgttttataatgttGCAACAAGAAGAAAGGCTTTTTCTAATCCAAACGAAgaattcaacaaaatttcagATGTAGTTACAAAATATGCAATACATAATCCTACTGTAGGGTTCACATTAAAGAAACATGGTGAAGTTACACCTCAG ATTCGAACACCACATAATTCAAGTAAGATGAACAACATAAGAATACTTTATGGCAATCCTGTTTTTCGTGAATTATTAGAAGTGGAACTTACAGAtgatatttatagatttaaaATGCATGCTTTGGTAACAAATCCAAATTACACAAGCAAAAGgatgatatttcttttattcattaataacaGATTAGTAGAATCATCCT CTATTCGAAAAATGCTAGAAGAAatctatacattttatattccaaAAAAGACCCACCCATGGTGTTATATATCTTTAGAAATTGATCCGCAAAATGTTGATGTTAATGTACATCCAACAAAACATGAAGTTAAATTTCTCcatgaaaattctattattgaAAGAATGAAGCTCGCTTTAGATGAGAAACTATCTGGGAATAGTGCTTCTAAAACATTTTATGTACAAGCACGGTTGCCAAAAACAGATATCACAAAAGAagttttgaaagaaattttgccAGAATATGAGAAAGATAAAGATGATAGAACGAAAAAAATTCGTCCTCAAGAAATGATCAGAACTGATGCATCTGATCaaaaattggacaaatttaattttaccatTCATACCGCAATGGGATATGCTAGAAACAATGATGATATTGATCTCAAAGAGAGTAAAGTTGAAGATTCTAATAGTAATGACGAGaaagatgtaaataaaatacagcacTTGATATCAGATGTAAATGATACTAAAGAAAAGGATATCTCCACGCATGTTATACCAAAAGCAACAGAAAAATCGGATACTCCGTGGAGTAATATCATAGATGATACAAGTCCACTTGAGTCAGATTCTGCGGTATTTGATGAATCTAATTTAGATTTATCTACCGCAAATATTAACAAAGAACAGTATGAATCAAATGGCGCGcaagatattttagaaatgacaaatgaagaaattgatcaaaatataacagataactctatgaaagaaaaatgtatcgacGTTATTGCAGATAAAGCACGTAAACAAGTGTATAAATACtttggaaataaaagtattaaattagaaGAACAAAAGACAGATAAAAATAGtatagataaagaaataagaaacgacGAACCTGAAAAGTGCAATAAACCCAACGAGACGAAAATTATTACTGAACAAATACTAAAAGAAACCAATGACAATAAGAATGGTGACAGAGAAAGTTCATACGAATTTAAATCctattcaataaataattttagaagagAAGTAAAATTAACGAGTGTATTGAAATTACGTAAAGAAGTAGAAGACGCATGTCACGATGgtttgaaacatattttatcaGAATTAACTTTTGTTGGTTGTATCGATCAGTCTTCCGCTTTAGTTCAAAGTGGAGTCAATTTGTATCTTTGCAATACGCAAAAATTAGC GGAGGaactattttatgaaattatgcTCTATGATTTTGCAAATTACGGAGTCATCAAATTTTCG GATTAG
- the LOC122575573 gene encoding grpE protein homolog, mitochondrial gives MASFMVPVAARFTRVTIDSLHNLNKNILLRLTQPSHVSWQRQEYSTITEEQQSERGEPQSPQLELTETEKKLKADIDLINKELLDLKTHKNELEDKYKRALADGENLRTRLTRQIEDAKIFGIQGFCKDLLEVADILGKATESVPKDELTEKNPHLKTLYEGLKMTEAQLHKVFKKHGLISLNPLNEKFDPNQHEALFQQEVEGKEPGTIVVVSKLGYKLHERVVRPALVGVAKG, from the exons ATGGCATCATTCATGGTACCGGTTGCAGCGAGATTTACTCGTGTCACGATTGATAGTTTGcacaatttaaataagaaCATTTTACTTAG GTTAACTCAACCATCACATGTTTCTTGGCAAAGGCAAGAGTATAGTACTATTACAGAAGAACAACAATCAGAAAGGGGAGAACCACAATCTCCACAACTGGAACTTACAGAAactgaaaagaaattgaaagcaGATATTGATCTCATTAATAAGGAATTACTGGATCTTAAAActcataaaaatgaattagaaGATAAATACAAACGAGCGCTTGCTGATGGAGAAAATCTTAGAACTAGACTAACTAGACAAAttgaagatgcaaaaatatttggcATCCAAGGATTTTGTAAGGATCTCCTAGAAGTAGCGGATATTTTAGGCAAGGCTACAGAAAGTGTACCAAAGGATGAACTTACAGAAAAAAATCCacatttaaaaacattatatgAAGGTTTAAAGATGACAGAGGCACAGTTACATaaa GTGTTTAAAAAACATGGTTTAATATCACTAAATCCACTGAATGAAAAGTTTGATCCTAATCAACATGAAGCACTATTTCAACAG GAAGTTGAAGGCAAAGAACCAGGAACAATAGTAGTTGTATCTAAATTGGGCTACAAATTACATGAACGAGTAGTAAGACCAGCATTAGTTGGTGTTGCCAAAGGATAA